The genomic region CcataaacagacagaaatacagacacagccagaaatacaggcacagacagagatacaggcACAGCTAGAGATAGAGAAACATCTAGAAATACAGAGACAGCCAGAGATACAGCCTGAGATGCAGACACAGCCAGATGTACTGACACAGATGGAAATACAGTCACAgtcagagatacagacacaaccagagatacagacacaaccagagatacagacacaaccagaggtacagacagagccagagatacagacacagaaagacattaaaatacaaccagtcagagatacagacagaaccAGAAATAGAGACAAAgccagagatacagacacagccTGAGATATGGACACAGCCAGAAATACAGACCCAGccagaaatacagacacagccagaagTACATCCACAGTCAGAGATAGAGACACAATCAGAAATACGGACACAGCTagatatacagacacactcagaaatATGGACACAGCCAAAGATACAGAcacatataaaaatacagacacagccagaaatacaggcacagacagagatacagtcACAgtcagagatacagacacagccagagatacagacacaaccagaggtacagacacagaaatacattaaaatacaaccagagatacagacacagtcagagatacagacagaaccAGAAATAGAGACAAAGCCAGAGATACAGTCTCAGCCTGAGATATGGACACAgccagagatacagacacagccagagatacagacacagccagaagTACATCCACAGTCAGAGATAGAGACACAATCAGAAATACGGACACAGccagatatacagacacactcagaaatATTGACACAgccagagatacagacacatatAGAAATACAGACACAGCCAAAAATACAGGCCcagacagatatacagacacagCTAGAGATAGAGAAACATCTAGAAATGCAGAGACAGCCAGTGATGCAGACACAGCCAGATGTACTGACACAGCTGGAAATACTGTCACagtcagagacacagacacagccagagatacagacacaaccagaggtacagacagagccagagatacagacacagaaagacattaaaatacaaccagaaatacagacagagatacagacagagatacagacagaaccAGAAATAGAGACAAAgccagagatacagacacagccTGAGATATGGACACAgccagagatacagacacagccagaaatacagacacagccagaagTACATCCACAGTCAGAGATAGAGacacaatcagaaatacagacacagccagatatacagacacactcagaaatATGGACACAgccagagatacagacacatatAGAAATACAGACACAGCCAAAAAtacaggcacagacagagatacagacacagctAGAGATAGAGAAACATGTAGAAATACAGAGACAGCCAGAGATGCTGACACAGCTGGAAATACAGTCACAgtcagagatacagacacaaccagaggtacagacagagccagagatacagacacagaaatacattaaaatacaacCAGAAATACAgtcagagatacagacagaaccAGGAATAGAGACAAAgccagagatacagacacagccAAAGATATGGACACAgccagagatacagacacagccAGAAATACATTCGCAgtcagagatacagacacaatcagaaatacagacacagacagagatacagacacatacagagatagagacagagacagaaatacGGACACAGCCAAAGATACAGACACAGCCAGAAatacaggcacagacacagctAGAGATAGAGAAACATCTAGAAATACAGAGACAGCCAGAGATACAgcctgagaaacagacacagccagATGTACTTACACAGCCGGAAATACAGTCACAgtcagagatacagacacagccagagatacagacacaaccagaggtacagacagagcCAGAGATGCAGACACAaccagagatacagacacaaccAGAGATAcatacagagatagagacacaTACAaggatacagacacagacagaaatacagacacaacCACAGATACAGCCAGAGCTACAGCCTGAGATACAGACACAGCCAGatgtacagacacaggcagaaatACAGTCACAGTCAGAGATACAGACccatacagagatacagacacagccagagaaacagtcagagatACAGATAAAGCCAGAGttacagacagagatacagatcCAACCAGAGTTACAGACAGAGATGCAGACACAACCAGAGTTACAGACACAACCGGAGGTACAGACACAACCAAAGGTACAGACACAACCAGAGTTACAGACAGGGACAAGCGGAGAACAGCAAAGTAGGGGTTCACATTACCATGAACAGCTGAGCCCCGGGGCCCCGCCCTGCTCCAGCCCCCCAGCCACAGAACCTCAGAGCGGGCAGCAGGATCCCGTCAGCACCCGTCGGAGTGGTTCACCTGCCAACAGCATGGCACTAGTCCACCCCTCACCCCTGCCCAGCTCCAACGCCCCCTCGACCCCTCAGGGCAGGCAGCAGGATACCTTTCCCAGCCGCCTGGCCCAAACACAGACCTCATCCCAACCCCAGGAGTCAGCTCACCACATCCTCCTGACAGATGGCCACTGCTGTCTGAGTCACGGTCTTGAAACATCACACCGCGATGCAACAGGAGGGGTTTATATTAATGATGGTGACAGAAATACACTCTTGACATCTGTCCCAACCTCAGTCATTGATCAGGGAGGTGAGATACACACATTCTCTGCTCTGGGATCTGATAAGGGATCAGACGTTAAGTCCCTGAGGGCTGATAAGGGTGGAGCCACCATGCGCACGCTGGGCGGTGGAAACGCACTGCCCCGGACGCACACACCCTCTCAGATTCAGAAGCCAGCCTGTAACGGAGAGAAAGccagggaggagaaggaggcggGGAGGAAGAAAAGTACACTTGGAGATTCTTTCGTAGTGGCTGCTAATGCTGCCGGCAACGCGTTGCCCCTGACAACACTCGCGATGCCAGAAATGAGAGAATACAAGGGAGAGGTAAGAAACAAGCCACTCGATCTgttggagaggaacagagaccgAGCTGCAACAGTCTCTACTCCGGCGGTAGAAACAGAGACGGCACTGTTACAAGAAGGAGACGGAAGAGGAGGTGCAGGGGGAATAGTGGCGAGTCTGCTGGGTGGCTTTgcaggagaggagcagagagaaacGGCCCTCCCGGCAACCACACACCACCAGGGCTTAATTCACATCGGGATAAAAAGCTCACCTGCACTCCCTGCTAAAGACACCGACACAACGACTGGATCTGTGTCTGACCAGGACTGCAGCTGCCACACACTGCCTCAAAGcccagaggagaggaagggaggggggcagCCTGGACCTACGGGTGACACCCAAACgactgacacagagagaaagagggagggggtgaaggagagagaggagtctgGACTCCAGGCAGAAGAACACACCGTCACTaatgcctctctgtctcccctcggGGTAATCACCGGACCTCACTGCTGGGAAGACAACAGCGCCGCTACTGCCACCGgattggagagagagggggaggagacgagagaggagaggggaggggtgtcCGGAAAGCAGGTTTTAGTGAGCCGTCCAACAGTGACCGGCCTTGCTGGCTGGGTGTCATCAGCTGGGAGTCAGACGTGTCCGCCCCCTGTCGCTGCCACTGCCGTCGTCTCTTCTCCTGGTAGCTCCACGCCACAGTCGCTATGTGGCTGGGGTGAGCTCATCCtaccctcctccacctccatcagCGGCAGCATCATCTCTGCTGATGAGAGCCGTTTCTCTCCTccgctccccctctctctgcctctccgaCAGCAAGACGACAGGGATTCAGCTCattcacctctccctccctctcggcTCAGCACCTCTGCTGAAGGAGAACTAGGCAGCCTTGCTCAGCCTCTGCTCCTACGGCAGGCAGACAGCAGAGATTTAGATCTCCGCTCAGCTCTCTTCCCGTCCTCACTGTGCTCTGAGCCTGCATGGTCCCAGGACTCGGCCAACAACACAAAGAGAGGCTCAGAGAACAGAGAATCAGCAGATCGGTCTTGCCCGATACAAACCCTGAAGTCGGAGGAGAAAAGAGCTATCCTAGGTCTTAAAGACAACTCTGCTACAGAGTCTCAGCGCTCCAGCAGCAACACGGCGAGAGGCACCGAGAAGGAGGACAGCACTCGTCTCACACAGAGCCAGGGGGGAACGGAGAGTCATGTGCAGAAAACGGAACCTTCCCAAACCTTCGTAGGAGAATTACAACAAGCCTCCGTCGCagcaacaaccacagaggctggaGGAGAACCGGGTCCAAGCAAAGCCTCTGcactgtcctcctcctcccctgttaTCTCAGCGCTGCCTCCGACGGTCCTCCAGTCTCAGCACCGCTCGGCTGCGGAGGGGAGCCACCCTCAACAGGTCCACATTGTCTCTCAGAGTGACGCCTCACTCCTCAGGTCAGTCATCCCTCAGTCTGTCCTGGGACCGCCCACTATGGCTGCCATCGGGGTTTTACAGCTACATGCCAGGGACAGTGTGGGGGGCACCAGGAAgttgtttttcaacaaaacGCTAACAGCGGATGATGAATCCTCTGCAGCCCTTAACTACGTTCCGGCCTCAGACCCGGCTGCTGTATTGGCACACGCCTCTCTGCCTCCACTGAAGGTTCATGAGAATCTGCGTCACCCAGTGACTGAGGCTAGCTTCACCTCCCACAACTTCCTCAAGCCAGTCACCCCGCCCCCTCGCTCACAGACCCCGACACAACCATCTCAAGTCGGGGACACACTGCCATCACTGACCCCTGCTGACTTCCAGGGGGAGTCGCAGCAGAAGACCCAGGCTGGGATGACAGGAAATGAGGATGGCAGAGAGAAAGACTTGGAAAAAATAGTAGTGACACCTTGTGTGTCAGCAGTGACGGGGCTTATATCAAGCCCACATGGAGCCTCTGAAGGATTAGTAGTTGAAGAAAAGCCAAACAGTCACCCAGACTCAGTGGTTCCAACTCCTCTCACTAGAGTTCCACTGCAACCTTCCCATGACCCAATCCCAAACTCAGAACAGGTGGTGATCCAACCACCTCGTCCTCCCTCTTCTTCACTGGCATCACGTCAGAAGCACCTAACTGGCATCACCTCCAGTGAGGACGTTTTCCAGGTCTTTTTCGAGGGTGAGTCCAATTTTGCCGGGCCGGTCTGCGGGGCCCGGTGTCAGTGTGCAGTGCCTGGACCAGGGTCCCTCCATACTCAGCCTGACAGTGGATCAAATGCTAATGGAGATTATATGACCCCGGGCACCACAGTAACCACTCTGACAAAGCCGGATGAGGATCAGACCATCATCCAGCCTAGTCAGCCCACAAGCCAATTAGGCCAATCAGATCAATCAGATAACCACGATCTACCTGTTGCCAGTCATATGGACAGCAGAGATGAGGTTAGACAGAATCCACCGAGTTCCAGAGACCGTCTCTCCATGGATTTGGCTTGGGTCAGGAATGAGGGTAAAGAAGAGGCTGATAATAAGGCTGAGTCTGTGCTTCATGTTTCAAAAACAGTTGTACTTAACCAGCCTTTTTCAGATCCTCTGAAAGGTGAAGAGGGATGTCACAGTGCTGATTTCTCTTCTGCGGCTGAGGCTATCACTGATGTTAAGGAAACGATTGTGGCTGAGGCTAACACTGATGTTAAGGAAACGATTGTGGCTGAGGCTAACACTGATGTTAAGGAAACGACCGTGGCTGAGGCGAACACTGATGTTAAGGAAACGACTGTGGCTGAGGCTAACACTGATGTTAAGGAAACGATTGTGGCTGAGGCTAACACTGATGTTAAGGAAACGATTGTGGCTGAGGCTAACACTGATGTTAAGGAAACGATTGTGGCTGAGGCTAACACTGATGTTAAGGAAACAATTGTGGCTGAGGCTAACACTGATGTTAAGGAAACGACCGTGGCTGAGGCTAACACTGATGTAAAGGAAACGACTGTGGCTGAGGCTAACACTGATGTTAGGGAAATGACTGTGGCTTTGGCAAAGGCTGATGTTGAGGAAACAACTGTCGCTATAGGTACAAATGAGGTTGAAGAAAAGACTGTGGCATTAGTTAAGGCTAAGGCTAAAGTTGAAGAAAATATGTTAGTTTTAGCCAAGGCTGAAGTTGAAAAAAATACTATGACTTTAGCTAAGCCTGAAGTTCTGGAGAAGACTGTGGTTTTAGCTAAAGCTAAGAATGAAGTTCAGACAGTGACTAGAACTGAGGCTGAATTGACTAAGTCTAATACTCTGGAGGTAACAGCATTTAATCATCTGCCTTCCCCTTCAATGAGTGATCACTGTGAATATCCAGAGCCGGTGATGATCCTCAAGCATCCAGGGCCCATGCTGAGTCACCACGAGTTCATCAACGACTATGACGTTGCACTTCCTGGAGTCTGGGACAGTGATGGCCGCAGTCATTATGACAGCGTCGCACTTCCCGATCACGTGCTACAGGAAGTGACACTGGCAGCATCTGTAATACTGGATTCAGAATACAAAGATTACCTGAGGCACAGGAAAGATGATGAGGACGAGGAAGAGCATGAGATGGGTGGCAGTGGTGACAAAGAACAACTGGCTGAACCGGGTAAGGATGAGATCAGTCAGAAGCTTCCAGAGAAGGCCTTCATCTCAGAATCCGTATTCCTGAACATTCCACTACAGCATGACTCCACAGGCCTAAATAACGGGAGTGAGTCTGTAAAGAGAGATCTGCCTCTTCCATCCAAACCACAGGCCTCTGAAAGGCTTCACAGTGGGACGGACACCAGTTCACCAGCGAACCAATCTGCAGAATTATCAGCGACTGGATCTGATTACATCATTCCCCTCCATGCAGGTGACTCTGGAGCTGAGCCCAAGGCAAAAAAGCCTATCAGGGGAAATCTATTCAACAGCGGTGAGTCCATTAATGATGACATGATAAATGTCAGCCCACCTCTTGGTCCTGGGCAACCAATCAGCAGCCAGCCTCTCGACATTAACACAGCAGAGAAACAAGGGGACAAAATGAAAGGCAATAATACATTAGTCAAAAGGAAAGAAGAGACTAAACCAAATGAGAAGCAAAATGAGGAAGAGCACAAAACTGGAGATCAGTTTTTCCCAACCTCACCAGAGGAAAAGGggcaaatagaaaaacaaacgcaGGATAATAGACAGGAAATAGAAGAGGGTGAAAAGCAGAATCAGATAATTAGACTGTTGCAGTGTAATGACACTGCTAAAACAGCACAAgcggaagacagacagaccacagaCCGGCCTCCAGAACCGGAAGAAAAACAGGAATACACAGCCATTAAGGAGGAGGGACATGACAGGAGTGGAATAACAGGTAATGGACCAGAAATGCCGTCTCCTGACTCTGTCTTTCTAGACAGCACAGAAAGGGGGGAAGGAAATGATGGTGATGGCTGTGAAGTATGCCCGGGGGCAGATCAAAACAATGGGTCAGAAGCAGTGAAAGGAAAAGAGCAGGGAAAAGTGGAaggaagagaaaggaagagTGTGAGAACGAGTGAAGAAGAGGAAAAGGCTGTTTCCTCATCTGACCCCGTCCAGGCTCCTGCTGGATCGGAGCCCCGGCAAGACCCTAGACATTCACCCTCTTCTTCTGGGTCAGCACAGTGCCTCTACGCCGGGATGTCAACGCCAGCAACATTAACAGCAGAGACATGTGAGGGGACCAGAGACACCTCTGGAcccaattcaattcaaaatgcAGCTCTTAACCAGTCAGATTCAGCATTTATTCTAAAAGCTTTTTCTTGGCAAAAGGAACAAGGACCAAAGCATGAGAAACCAGGGGCCAGCACTGCCTCAGAGGATGGATCATGTGGCTGTTTAGCAAGTGACCGAGGACGaaaaacagacaacaacacacgcacagagaacCTCGCAGCCTCAACACTGTTGCCAGGGGTAACAGAGGGAGCCGAGAGCACCCTGGGACATTTGATTCAGGAAGAGAACAGAACGTTAAGTGACAGCAACTATAGCGCAATTGATAATGAGAAAAGCAAAGAAGTACATGGAGTGAAAGCTGGAGAGagcaatggagagagggatggtgagagagctggagagagggatggtgagagagctggagagagggatggtgagagagctggagggagggatggagggagtgatGGTGAGAGAGCTGGAGGGAGGGCAATGCCAGGTTTAGTCGTTGAAGTCGTGACTGATTCGAAGAGTTCAGATCTCAAGTCAATGATCTGGTCAGTGATGGGCGAGAATCATGTGGAGGATAAGAGTCAGGGATCTGGCCTTGTGGCACGAGCTTGTCAAGACCAACGCAGCAAAACAGAGGCCGTAGAGAACACTACAGCCCCCGTTGAATCAGATCCATCCCAGTGTGAGACTTCTCTGGACTGTCGTGCCTCGTCGTCACCCTCATCGCAGTCGCATGGCCCTGAGGAGCACAGTACTCACCAGAATAGCTTCCCTCCCAGCCTGGGCCATTCTGTTGACACTTCTCAAAGCTTAAACCAGCAGTCAAAACTTAGCCCAGATCACCAGGCAACTGTCACTGTCAATTTAAACCCTGACCAGGTCACAGACATTGCTGTCAAGCTGGCACGTGATTCACACCCTGGGGATATCAATGCCAATCTATTGGAATCAGAATGTGAGCCAAAGGAAACACGTTTAGCTCATCATACAGCAATTGTTGGGACCAGCCACAGTAGTGAGACTAACACTGCTGTACTGGAAGCCACTGACACAACCATGACTTCCATGGCAAGTCACAGGGTAGAACAAGCTGCTCTGGAAGCAAAACCTGCCTCAGACAGAGATGTCTCAGAAGAGGACATGACAGCCttggacaggaagagagaaaagaagatgAGAGCATTGGCAAaaaggatggaggagaggaaacaAAAGCTAAAGAAAGcgaaagaggaaaaagagggaaCACATAAGATTTCAACAAATGAGGCGGGTGAGACAGTTTCACAGGCGACCACAGAACCACAGACAGTGATGTCAGTTACCAGGCCTTCTACAGAACCACCGACAGAGATGTCAGTTACTGGTCCAACCACAGAACCACAGACAGAGATGCTAGTTACTGGGCCTTCTACAGAACCACAGACAGTGATGTCAGTTACTGGACCTTCTGCAGCACCACAGACCGTGATGTCAGTTACTGGTCCAACCAAAGAACCACACACAGAGATGCCAGTAACTGGTCCTACCAAAGAACCACAGACAGAGATGTCAGTTACTGGGCCTAGCTCAGAACCAGAGACAGACTGGTTGGCTGCTCTCCGATCTCATGCAGCATTGCTCTCCCAGTCCACAAAACAGAATACAGCAGAGTCCTCTGAGAAAACGACACCTCCCAGGTaatgcagatgtgtgtgtgatgagacCACTGATATGGGCTAGTAGGTGTGTGAACAGCAGTGTTCCAGTCATACAAATCTAACGCCAGGTTGTAACATCAATGTTAGAACGACCCATACTTCTTCAGGCTTGAAGGGCTTAATGCTTTTATATTGAAATATGGGTTATGAAATATGGGCAGAACAACAAGCTTCTTCATCTGATAAGATATCTCATGAAATAAGCTGCCATTTGGTTTATTTTGAAAATCGGATATCACTATTATACAGATGGTAGGGAAACATCCTCTCACAGAGAGCCAGGGATCAATATAGAAACCCACAGAAACCTTcccacatgtacagtatgtataacTCACTTATGCCTTGTTGCACCTTACTGTGTGGGATTGGATGTAGAAGGTCCTAAATAGTAGCCATAtcttctctcttcttcttctgtctttattatatatttcttctaataataataatgtaataaaaaaaacactaaaacccATTCAATATCCATCTTGCTTTAGAGCAGAAGTGTCGAAGTAATGTGCTGGGAAGATACGCAGAAACTGTCCTTTATCCATACCTTTTTAAATTGTTGACACAACCCGATTAATGATGATATTGTAAGTAAACAACTTTAATCTCGGAACAGATTTGATTAATTTTAAAGTATATAGTTGTCAGCCCCCCAAGATTTGTCGTCTTTGAAACTTAGTCTGTCAGAATGACTGGCCTGGCCTGGCTGTAAATATGTGGTATTCCAGATGTTtggtaatgtaaacaaacagtATCCATTAAACACTGATTAGTCTGATCCAGCCACTAGGACATGAAAGAAGTTACCCATCTTGTAGCATACAACAGTAAATGCAGCCATCCTTGAAAATCTAGCTAGCCGCTTTAAAAAAAGATGATTGGTTAGTAGGTTAATCCGATTTCGCTGATGCCTATCTCTCCGGTGAATTTCTCACAGCTTTCCTTTTGAGTAATGGAGGCAGTAATGGAGGCAGCAATGGAGGCAGTAATGAAGGAAATGTTAGACGCATTGTTCTGCGCATTTCAGTGGAACTTTCTTTATGCAGGAATGGTCTCAGGTCCATTCCTGTGTGTTCTCCCACGACACGTTGTAGGAGATGACTCTGAGCTGTTGTCTTGGCCAAGGTAGGATGCACAAACTACTAAATGCAGGGCTGCCAGCGGCTGTGGCACACAttcttgaataaaataatta from Esox lucius isolate fEsoLuc1 chromosome 5, fEsoLuc1.pri, whole genome shotgun sequence harbors:
- the tacc2 gene encoding uncharacterized protein tacc2 isoform X19 → MQTQPELQTQPEVQTQPKVQTQPELQTGTSGEQQSRGSHYHEQLSPGAPPCSSPPATEPQSGQQDPVSTRRSGSPANSMALVHPSPLPSSNAPSTPQGRQQDTFPSRLAQTQTSSQPQESAHHILLTDGHCCLSHGLETSHRDATGGVYINDGDRNTLLTSVPTSVIDQGGEIHTFSALGSDKGSDVKSLRADKGGATMRTLGGGNALPRTHTPSQIQKPACNGEKAREEKEAGRKKSTLGDSFVVAANAAGNALPLTTLAMPEMREYKGEVRNKPLDLLERNRDRAATVSTPAVETETALLQEGDGRGGAGGIVASLLGGFAGEEQRETALPATTHHQGLIHIGIKSSPALPAKDTDTTTGSVSDQDCSCHTLPQSPEERKGGGQPGPTGDTQTTDTERKREGVKEREESGLQAEEHTVTNASLSPLGVITGPHCWEDNSAATATGLEREGEETREERGGVSGKQVLVSRPTVTGLAGWVSSAGSQTCPPPVAATAVVSSPGSSTPQSLCGWGELILPSSTSISGSIISADESRFSPPLPLSLPLRQQDDRDSAHSPLPPSRLSTSAEGELGSLAQPLLLRQADSRDLDLRSALFPSSLCSEPAWSQDSANNTKRGSENRESADRSCPIQTLKSEEKRAILGLKDNSATESQRSSSNTARGTEKEDSTRLTQSQGGTESHVQKTEPSQTFVGELQQASVAATTTEAGGEPGPSKASALSSSSPVISALPPTVLQSQHRSAAEGSHPQQVHIVSQSDASLLRSVIPQSVLGPPTMAAIGVLQLHARDSVGGTRKLFFNKTLTADDESSAALNYVPASDPAAVLAHASLPPLKVHENLRHPVTEASFTSHNFLKPVTPPPRSQTPTQPSQVGDTLPSLTPADFQGESQQKTQAGMTGNEDGREKDLEKIVVTPCVSAVTGLISSPHGASEGLVVEEKPNSHPDSVVPTPLTRVPLQPSHDPIPNSEQVVIQPPRPPSSSLASRQKHLTGITSSEDVFQVFFEGESNFAGPVCGARCQCAVPGPGSLHTQPDSGSNANGDYMTPGTTVTTLTKPDEDQTIIQPSQPTSQLGQSDQSDNHDLPVASHMDSRDEVRQNPPSSRDRLSMDLAWVRNEGKEEADNKAESVLHVSKTVVLNQPFSDPLKGEEGCHSADFSSAAEAITDVKETIVAEANTDVKETIVAEANTDVKETTVAEANTDVKETTVAEANTDVKETIVAEANTDVKETIVAEANTDVKETIVAEANTDVKETIVAEANTDVKETTVAEANTDVKETTVAEANTDVREMTVALAKADVEETTVAIGTNEVEEKTVALVKAKAKVEENMLVLAKAEVEKNTMTLAKPEVLEKTVVLAKAKNEVQTVTRTEAELTKSNTLEVTAFNHLPSPSMSDHCEYPEPVMILKHPGPMLSHHEFINDYDVALPGVWDSDGRSHYDSVALPDHVLQEVTLAASVILDSEYKDYLRHRKDDEDEEEHEMGGSGDKEQLAEPGKDEISQKLPEKAFISESVFLNIPLQHDSTGLNNGSESVKRDLPLPSKPQASERLHSGTDTSSPANQSAELSATGSDYIIPLHAGDSGAEPKAKKPIRGNLFNSGESINDDMINVSPPLGPGQPISSQPLDINTAEKQGDKMKGNNTLVKRKEETKPNEKQNEEEHKTGDQFFPTSPEEKGQIEKQTQDNRQEIEEGEKQNQIIRLLQCNDTAKTAQAEDRQTTDRPPEPEEKQEYTAIKEEGHDRSGITGNGPEMPSPDSVFLDSTERGEGNDGDGCEVCPGADQNNGSEAVKGKEQGKVEGRERKSVRTSEEEEKAVSSSDPVQAPAGSEPRQDPRHSPSSSGSAQCLYAGMSTPATLTAETCEGTRDTSGPNSIQNAALNQSDSAFILKAFSWQKEQGPKHEKPGASTASEDGSCGCLASDRGRKTDNNTRTENLAASTLLPGVTEGAESTLGHLIQEENRTLSDSNYSAIDNEKSKEVHGVKAGESNGERDGERAGERDGERAGERDGERAGGRDGGSDGERAGGRAMPGLVVEVVTDSKSSDLKSMIWSVMGENHVEDKSQGSGLVARACQDQRSKTEAVENTTAPVESDPSQCETSLDCRASSSPSSQSHGPEEHSTHQNSFPPSLGHSVDTSQSLNQQSKLSPDHQATVTVNLNPDQVTDIAVKLARDSHPGDINANLLESECEPKETRLAHHTAIVGTSHSSETNTAVLEATDTTMTSMASHRVEQAALEAKPASDRDVSEEDMTALDRKREKKMRALAKRMEERKQKLKKAKEEKEGTHKISTNEAGETVSQATTEPQTVMSVTRPSTEPPTEMSVTGPTTEPQTEMLVTGPSTEPQTVMSVTGPSAAPQTVMSVTGPTKEPHTEMPVTGPTKEPQTEMSVTGPSSEPETDWLAALRSHAALLSQSTKQNTAESSEKTTPPRPFPTLKSLESPVAEFCTPSEEAPSPLGQGAAAAPSSQRKDSPEKGENPPEEPQGKEKVPEPDWGSSLTQTKQAEERSEPPPVTTSPPPTLRSAASPPTPRGHVSQIPPVLPTYLQEDFPTPPPTPPERLPPKPEPQTPLHALRQAPLAAPVQTPSSEPESARPVQTPSSEPGPARPVQTPSSEPGPARPVQTSSSEPEPARPVQTPSSEPGPVQTPSSESESARPVQTPSSEPGPARPVQTPSSEPESARPVQTPSSEPGPARPVQTPSSEPGPALSVQTPSSEPDPALSVQTPSSEPDPALSVQTPSTEPEPAQPFQTTPSESEPVLPVQTPSSEPEPALSVQTPSSEPDPALSVQTPSSEPEPALSVQTPSTEPEPAQPFQTTPSESEPVLTVQTQLSEPEPVRPVQTSPSESEPAQPFQTTPSESEPVLPVQTPSSEPARPVQTTTSEPEPAQLFQTTPSEPARPVQTLPSEPESVQPVQTSPSEPEPAQPVQSTPSESEPVIPVQTSPEPARPIQTTPSEPVLNSASPPLSVPPSPAPKNQEKDTTTFGFSDPQTDDPVSLTRPPVPGKDILTLAPCTADPTPRSSDSDGAFETPESTTPVKSPTQTDTVTHLLSSEDTGLGCDSVDDGELKAEAKGHHGSSLSIVFDEDKPIAASGAYNLDQLLAAAAAAEAQNRSPLTRSLSLQAGELDGSGPLHLGESSIASGDCPLAESFSIAGGTESAPGTLRRPSKKGPLRPGGSLKKKPVLRQNSNPETPQPTSSSTTPELKRKAKQTRADSPLLVSEDQEGGATAESAPGPASATPSPGGTLRRTRKPRVESPAPLIEETNHTSPETDNQPIPVHTPVPGPEISIPLRPEDIPLPVSEAVPSSEGSSPIPPIGAYKWDPDNFEDIDPFNTGGSKVANSPPLGRKGVANSPPLGRKGVANSPPLGRKGVANSPPLGRKGVATSPPLGRKGVATSPPLGRKEGTPPICRKTAAPLDSTEELAPPPTSPPIRTSGAVRLEFDYSEENLEEPAKASPASKKLGRKPGSKMPLRKPRLGLKKAVQLSSESLDNAPTIVPDDDIPIPKASYNFDPAQWEDPNFNPFGSNSGIPNSPKMNKPSYSFDSETYNESGVDPFKGSSNRRAASPPKAVSGSASFEVSANDNEVDNDNDDIGDLGDHNQNKPAKPKKKPIKSKSMGSSLCCLLCTDSEREHSPSRENCLDRQQSNTFRVKRSPKRCDSSSQDPTPVDEAPPPIPVPQHDHATDEEKLASSSSHKEKLASANHKWAHTACQDMEAELTSDPKEDLPLPSDLTSFVNENSRASDYEIEYMEKIGSSSPPLSVKKPSNLYLKLDSVTGSLNKPNHGSEPDSPCTGYNTLGSFEEMEAQITAQMKTPVLCSRPGPEGSRPGPEGSAGDQEKTRMKEIQSVSRTQSAEREHGGKPRSRRWNLFSSPKREKEVMLSTVDRDSVVTKGSLYTRPAGCGEGGRESSYMPKDLDHSLDIAREEVLSKEKEVQEWQRKYEDSRQEVLEMRGIVAEYEKTIAQMIAGLPEDEQKDKSLSHHTIQQLIIEKDQALSDLNSVEKSLAELFRRYEKLKDVLEGYRKNEEVLKKCAQEYLSRVRKEEQRYQALKIHAEEKLDKANADIAQVRLKARQEAAAYQASLRKETMKVDSLERTLEQKNKEIEELTKICDELIAKMGKS